One genomic window of Luteitalea pratensis includes the following:
- a CDS encoding PilZ domain-containing protein, whose product MTPKRAAGGQVDEAPALSDPPTSDENCSTRRIASMTAERRGSYRVIGPFEVTWSGRSGDRHVRVADFSLTGCFVEDIAAPATGERVTLTLRVPGGAPIEAAGRVAYVNRPLGFAVAFEEDDHLASELASAARRITQQRR is encoded by the coding sequence ATGACGCCTAAGAGAGCCGCCGGCGGGCAGGTGGACGAGGCGCCAGCGCTGTCTGACCCGCCGACGAGCGACGAGAACTGTTCGACGCGCCGAATCGCGTCGATGACCGCCGAGCGTCGCGGTAGCTACCGGGTCATTGGCCCATTCGAAGTGACTTGGAGCGGACGCTCGGGGGACCGCCACGTGCGCGTCGCGGACTTCAGTCTCACTGGATGTTTCGTGGAGGATATTGCCGCGCCGGCCACGGGCGAGCGGGTGACGCTCACGCTGCGAGTTCCAGGCGGCGCCCCCATCGAAGCGGCCGGGCGCGTGGCCTACGTCAATCGTCCACTCGGGTTCGCAGTGGCCTTTGAGGAGGACGATCACCTTGCGAGCGAACTGGCGTCGGCTGCGCGTCGGATCACGCAACAGCGCCGTTGA
- a CDS encoding diacylglycerol/lipid kinase family protein, producing MRVTVIVNPAAGTARDGSPVEGACQQLSAAGHQVDVRETTGQGDAERLARQAVGLGADVVVAAGGDGTLNEVVNGVASVAQALSRCAIGLLPFGTGNDFARSLGIDDHDVAVAALVDGTTRAVDVISLGERVFLNASAGGFTAETSANVTSDLKQAVGSFAYLIGGARAVLEYEPVGVRVEADGRVIEADLQLFAVCNGPYIGGGHQLAPTARPDDGVMEVCLVRATSTLDFLALLPRLSSGGHVDDEDVSYFRTREVSMTFARTIRINTDGEVLDASRCHYRLRAGAVRMVAPLPARPEGLRPET from the coding sequence ATGCGCGTGACCGTGATCGTCAACCCCGCCGCCGGTACCGCCCGGGACGGGTCGCCGGTTGAGGGCGCATGCCAGCAGTTGAGTGCCGCAGGGCATCAGGTGGACGTGCGTGAGACGACGGGGCAGGGTGATGCCGAACGGCTGGCGCGACAGGCGGTCGGTCTCGGAGCCGACGTCGTCGTCGCTGCCGGCGGTGACGGCACGCTCAACGAAGTCGTCAATGGCGTCGCATCAGTGGCCCAGGCGTTGTCGCGGTGCGCGATCGGCCTGCTGCCTTTCGGTACAGGCAACGATTTCGCACGATCGCTCGGCATCGACGATCATGACGTGGCAGTCGCGGCGTTGGTAGACGGAACGACGCGTGCGGTGGACGTAATCTCTCTCGGAGAACGTGTGTTCCTCAACGCCTCGGCGGGCGGGTTCACGGCCGAGACGTCTGCCAACGTCACGAGCGACCTGAAGCAGGCCGTCGGGTCGTTCGCGTATCTCATCGGCGGCGCACGGGCCGTGCTCGAGTACGAACCGGTGGGTGTCCGCGTCGAAGCCGACGGCCGTGTGATCGAGGCCGACCTGCAACTCTTCGCCGTCTGCAATGGCCCCTACATCGGTGGCGGCCACCAGCTCGCGCCGACGGCTCGTCCCGACGACGGCGTGATGGAGGTGTGCCTGGTGCGGGCGACGTCGACGCTCGACTTCCTGGCGCTGCTGCCGCGGCTCTCGTCGGGCGGCCACGTGGACGACGAGGACGTGTCCTACTTCCGCACGCGCGAGGTGTCGATGACCTTCGCGCGAACGATCCGGATCAACACCGACGGGGAGGTGCTCGACGCGTCACGCTGCCATTACCGGCTGCGCGCCGGCGCCGTTCGCATGGTGGCGCCCCTGCCGGCCAGACCTGAAGGCCTGAGACCTGAGACCTGA
- a CDS encoding ABC transporter ATP-binding protein, which translates to MISLRGVEKSIPQGAGQLFLLRRISLDIREGEFVSIMGPSGAGKSTLLHILGMHDSDWRGSYSLMGHPIHALPNKSRLALQKRHIGFVFQSYHLLDDLTVYENIELPLSYRDVKSSDRQSIVAEVLDRFHIVAKKDLYPSQLSGGQQQLVGVARAVAASPSVVLADEPTGNLHSSQAHDIMKLFKQLNDRGTTIVQVTHSEENAKFGGRIIRLRDGFMEEEA; encoded by the coding sequence CTGATCTCGCTCAGGGGCGTCGAAAAGTCGATTCCGCAGGGCGCGGGCCAGCTCTTCCTGCTGCGCCGCATCTCGCTGGACATCCGTGAGGGCGAGTTCGTCTCGATCATGGGTCCGTCGGGGGCCGGCAAGTCCACCCTGCTGCACATCCTCGGCATGCACGACTCGGACTGGCGCGGCAGCTATTCGCTGATGGGGCATCCCATTCACGCGTTGCCGAACAAGTCGCGATTGGCGCTCCAGAAGCGCCACATCGGGTTCGTATTCCAGAGCTATCACCTGCTTGACGACCTCACGGTCTACGAGAACATCGAACTGCCGCTGTCATATCGCGACGTCAAGTCCTCCGATCGCCAGAGCATCGTCGCCGAGGTCCTGGACCGGTTCCACATCGTCGCCAAGAAGGATCTCTACCCGAGCCAGTTGTCGGGCGGCCAGCAGCAACTGGTGGGCGTGGCCCGAGCCGTCGCGGCGAGCCCGTCGGTAGTCCTCGCCGACGAGCCGACGGGCAACCTGCATTCATCGCAGGCGCACGACATCATGAAGCTGTTCAAACAACTCAACGATCGCGGTACGACGATCGTGCAGGTCACGCACTCGGAAGAGAACGCCAAATTCGGCGGACGCATCATCCGGTTGCGCGATGGTTTCATGGAAGAGGAGGCGTGA